In Euphorbia lathyris chromosome 10, ddEupLath1.1, whole genome shotgun sequence, a single genomic region encodes these proteins:
- the LOC136207945 gene encoding diphthamide biosynthesis protein 3-like — MSYDDVEIEDMQWNEELQAFTYPCPCGDLFQITKDDLRLGEEIARCPSCSLYITVIYNIEDYLGDDKSKKKHQNMEPKQQPIAVA; from the coding sequence ATGTCGTACGACGATGTAGAGATAGAGGACATGCAGTGGAACGAAGAGCTCCAAGCCTTCACCTATCCCTGCCCTTGCGGCGACCTATTTCAAATCACCAAGGATGATCTCCGTCTTGGCGAAGAAATTGCTCGCTGCCCTAGCTGCTCTCTCTACATCACTGTAATTTACAACATCGAGGATTATCTCGGCGACGATAAATCAAAGAAGAAGCATCAGAATATGGAGCCGAAGCAACAGCCTATTGCCGTAGCTTAG